A section of the Jaculus jaculus isolate mJacJac1 chromosome 6, mJacJac1.mat.Y.cur, whole genome shotgun sequence genome encodes:
- the LOC101603832 gene encoding uncharacterized protein LOC101603832: MIQAVLLLGCVFPSLVVAFPNGALTLEPAVIENEYPPGLLSSQIPRPGPSTCQDLLHTVPSLAPLPEYLSNVALSIALEEVGCSAVAHNLQLQLIAMGGKATTETLIQKSQNRHKEEGTGHTKVIVGDQGGVTGEPKRVQRSVTLPEACTHEHGWFYYELAALMVEFAEKLPSTDLVREFKTSAVSVTQKCTNESWKHLEEVSKRLLESPELENATMSTEDQIYFVTQTITILKRILVEFLQKFFQVYFG, from the coding sequence ATGATCCAGGCTGTGCTGCTCCTTGGCTGTGTCTTCCCATCCCTGGTGGTTGCCTTTCCGAACGGGGCCCTGACCCTCGAGCCAGCTGTCATAGAGAATGAATATCCACCCGGCCTGCTCTCCAGCCAGATCCCTCGCCCAGGCCCCAGCAcctgccaggatctcttgcacACAGTGCCCTCCTTAGCCCCTCTGCCCGAATACCTGTCTAACGTAGCTCTGAGCATAGCCCTGGAGGAGGTTGGCTGCTCAGCTGTGGCCCACAATCTGCAGCTTCAGCTCATTGCAATGGGAGGAAAAGCCACCACTGAAACCCTCATCCAGAAGAGTCAAAATCGCCATAAGGAGGAAGGGACTGGCCACACTAAGGTCATTGTGGGGGATCAGGGAGGAGTCACTGGGGAGCCTAAGAGGGTCCAGCGCTCAGTTACCTTGCCTGAGGCCTGTACCCATGAACACGGGTGGTTTTACTACGAGCTGGCAGCCCTGATGGTTGAATTTGCCGAGAAGCTCCCTTCCACTGATTTGGTAAGGGAGTTCAAGACATCTGCGGTCAGTGTCACCCAGAAATGCACAAATGAGTCCTGGAAACATTTGGAGGAAGTTAGCAAGAGGCTGCTGGAAAGTCCAGAACTTGAGAATGCCACAATGTCTACAGAGGATCAGATATATTTTGTTACTCAAACCATAACCATTCTGAAACGTATTTTAGTAGAATTTCTGCAGAAATTTTTCCAAGTTTATTTTGGATAG